aaatgattttttaaattatctgtatcttttaaaccgtaacttcgattttaacatattttatatgaaattttattagaaaaatgtgtggaatctaaatatgatgttaattttacctgctaaatatttttaaaatattattatggaagcaaacttataatttatagcgcaagatcccttttcttcataccggcggcgatccagattgcaaataaacaccccactataactaggggtgggcataaaaaccgatgaACCGAAGACCGAACCGATACCAAAACCGGAAAAACCGAAATTTCGGTTTTTAATGCTAGAACAGAAAAGTtcggtttttaactctgcaaactgAACTTACTTCGGTCGGTACGGTTTTTAGCTCGGTTAGCCGAAAACCGAACATACCTCACGACGCGTGAACGTACAGTAGTTTCTCCAGCGCTGGAGCTCGCGCCCGACAGGGAAATGATAATTCATGGGCCAAGTCGACCAACCTACGTGCAAGGCCCAATCTGTTATGGGCTTTCTTTTTCTCCAGCGAGGCCACTGTACGCGCGCGCTGCCGGTGGTTCGTTActtagtttagtcccacctcggttgGACATGCAGAAGGAGTTGGAGTCCTAGCTTATATAAGAGCGCAGGTGCATGGTAGCGATTACACAGCTGAAATTCCTATTGCATTCGGCTAATACGGTAGAAAACCGAATACCAAACCGAAAACTCGGTTAACTGAATTTTCGGTTAGCTATTTTGTGATGTATGTTTCGGTTTCCAACTTTGCTAACCGAAATTACAAAAAAACCGAACGGTAGAAACTGAATTTTTGGTTTATACCGAATGCTCAGGCCTGACTATAACTATAttgggaaaagaaaacatcgaaaACTACGCATGCATACCTTTGAAAAATGTCgcagggaaaacaacagatttctcatgccgagagtgagagaaagcgagagagggaaagggaggagagaaggagagagacgccttaggattaaccatattcaacacacgttttttgttgttttgtgtgaacaccgaggccatcgccggcgaggttgaggaggaggataagcggcaacataaatatgatgcctcgcaaaaataaaggagatggacctattgtggttttgcgtgatggttgttgagttaaaagcgtgtgttatgttttctctcctgttgcaacacacgggctcttttgctagtatatgGAAATATCTACAACTGCCTAAGCAGATTGAAGcgaatcatcatcaaagaaaaaatATAAGAAAAGAAGAACATGCCCCGCAGTTGATTTGCATGGCACAAAAATCGGGATTCGCATGCAATCCCCCGCCGCATGCAAGACAAAAAGATGTCCCGTATCTGAACGGAAATCGCTGAAGACACCCAAGTGCACACGCAGAAATGCGAATCAGTTAATAAAATTTTCACCGGCAGCCTACAGTTACCATGCAAATGTACACCCCAGCCTCCCAATTTAATGCACGTGTCAACACTCAGTAGGCTCACAAGTCCCAGTCAAACAAGTGGTTAAACGGTGTTGTGTAAACCTCCCCACATATAGTGGCTTGGTTATGGTGTCTAGTAGTACACTCTTAGTGCTTGTTACTGCGCTCAACTTGTGTTCCACAAGTCTTTCTTTGGTCATCATGTATGAGAATTTCCTCAGCCTCTATATCATTTGGTAACGTGACTATATTTATAAAACGAGGAGAAAGCCTATTTCAAAAGAACTCGAGTCAAGttttttgttttattctttttttgagagaaatttccaatctattcatcaatcatggcagtacaaaaaacacaaaggtaataaaaattacaaccagctTTATGGACCacatagcgacgactacaagcactaagcgagccgaaggcgtgccgccgtcatcgcccctccctcaccggagccgggcaaaccttggtGTAGTAGACAGTTGGGAAGTCGTCGTACTAAGGCCCCAAAGGACTAGCACACCAGAgcagcaaccatcgccgatgaagagaGTTGTAGATCGAAAAGATCAAACTTGTAAccacacgaacgaagacgaactGGATCCACAaagatccaccgaagaccagcactgactgaatcccgtgagatccgacGGAGACGCACCTCCACACATCCTTCGACAACGCTAATCGCACCATCGGGACGGGGATAGGatgtgggagacattattcctactgaGGGACATCGCCACCGCCACACAGCCCCAACCAAGACGATTAACCTAACAAAAACGAGAACGGGGTCCCTCCTGCCGGTGTGGGGCTGAGATCCTCCGCATctccatggcccaaaggccatcggaggtggggcggatcggcggcggcgccggtggtgGAAGGAAGAAGACTTTTCTTGGGGAGTAGGAAAGACACCTGCATATGTTTGCAAGCTTTTTGTTTTATTCAACACATCAAACGACAAGCCCATCAACTCATTGGATACAACACTAGAGACAATCTCTAAGATATTGTGCCGGCTCAGCATCTTGAAGGTGCTTATAAAAATAAAGTGTGCATATATGCGTTCACAGGAATGAATATATGAGCGTGTATGTGAGTATCggcgtttgtactgtgttaaaagaAACACTAGAGTCAAAGATAAAATGCTTTAACAGGCAATTAAGGGCCACGTACAGTAGCAAAGCCCCGTAAAAACACACGGATCGATCTAGCTAAGTTGTAAGGTACTGATCATAAAGAACAATCTGTATTCTCACATGCAAGATTATACCAGTCGGTAGCTCTCGTTATCAGCCAAGTAGAGCCAGAGGAACGGATCACCATACTCGACCGTCATGGTCTCGATCCGGGCAAATTTAGCATTCGCGAGTAGAACGAGAGCGACGGACCATCATACTCGACCTTGATGGTCTTGATCCGGGCGAATTTCGCTCGCAGGGCCTGCTCCTCGTCTTCGCCATAGTACATCTTTGAGCGATTGCAGCGCACCCGAACAAACTCCAGGACAGGGCAGCTCTCAAGGACGTCGCTCAGCTCTCGCACGGTGAGGTCGCTGTATTCAACTACCAGGGAGCGCAGCTCCAGCAGAGGTGACTCTCTTATCACGTTGAGGAGTCGTTTGCTTCGGGGGCAGGATAAAAGCCGCAGGGTAGTCAGCGAGGGCGACCTGCAGACAGTAGCGCGATCTTTCTCGTAAAGATGATCCAGATGAGATTGATAaaataagggcatgtacaatgcatagcctcagGGTGATGCCTCACATGCCATGTAGGACCGGATATCAggtaaagtaggttcggataggaAAACGGGATCCTCTGGAGGCGGGCGCTTGTGGagagaaaaagtgtggtccggtgTCAAAAGTTGAAAAGGGTGgagtgaaaagtagagatgcatgtgtattagagtctttattttctattttttaatgaGGCCCACTAGTGCTAGCTTGCATTGAGGAGAAAAGTGTGAAAATAGCTGAAAGCGCATGCTTGATGCAGGGGCGCGTTGCGTGTTAATAAAGGGGCCAAGGCCGGCGGCTTACAAGTGGTTAGGTTTAGGTTAGGTGTGGATTGATCTCCGAGCTAATTATAGGATCATATCTCAACAACCTAACCTATCCTAACAATGTACAACACACGCACACCAGGCCCTAAGCTTCCACGGTTCATAACATTACCGTAACATACATTACAATGTTTAAGAAGGCGTCATTACTCATAGAGTTTGAAACAGcaccaacaagcagaggcggggtACAACATGCGTACATGCACAAAAGCTACGGGCGGAAACCAGAGTAGCAGTGATACAAACGATCGAGGTCTCGACAACCAAAAGTACAGGATAACGGCAGCTACATGCGGTGAAACTAAGAGTGGCGTAAACGGTCGAGACCACGCCACCGGGCCAGGGGCACTAAGAGTGCAGATCATGGAGCTTCGTCATCACCAGAGTCAGAGGCCTCGGACCCAAGGATGGCATCCACCTGGCCGTCGTCGGCGCCATAGAGCAGCGCGATAGCCGCAAGATCTTCGGGGGAGGCAGGAGGGGCATCGGACTCGTGGAGGCGGGCCTCCTGGATGGCGCGGTCAATGGCTGAGCCGACGTCCGCATCAGAGAGGCGGGTCGCCTTGGCCTTGACAGCTTTGGCGAGCATGGGAGAGTACTTGGCCTCCTTGCCAGCCAGTCGCGCACTCCGCCGAAGCTTGTCTCTGGAAACGGACTGGTCGCGTGCCGTCTTACGGCGCTCCTTGCAAATAGTGCACTCGTGAGTGTCCAGATCCTGCAGAGGGAGAGCTGCATCCACGGCGATCACAGTCAGTGGCAGAGAAGCAGGAGGCATAGGGTTTAATTGATTGAGGGTAGGCGGGGGAGCGGGGTTACCAGCAGCACGTGATGAAGACTCGCCAGCAGAGAATGTGAAGGAGGTGGGGACAGCAGGATCCTCTGCAGGTGGGATAACCACGGCGAATGCGGACGCGAGGGACGGCATCAGCGGGCCCGCGATCAGAGGGGCGGCGGGCGGCCCAAAGCATGGGCTGGGTGGCACCACAGAACCCACCTGCGCAGCcgggcggatgacaggtgggggATGGTCCTCAGGAGGGGGTGCATGCACCGCGTCCAGAGAGTCTGAGAGCACGCCATGCAGGAGCGGGGCGTGCATGTCATCGGACGCAGCAGAATCGTCGTCGGAGATGGTAAGTGGCTGGCGCATGGTTCTAGGAGGAGGGAAAGGTGAGGCCAGGGCGGATCTGTCTGAGGCAGAGCCAAGAGATGCGACAGGTGCACGGGGAGCGACCGGCCTAGAGCCGCCGTAGGTGGGATCGGCGCGCCACCCCGCACGAACCGCAGAGACGACGGGGGCGAGGTGAACAGGGGAGGGCGAACGTGGAGATGCACACTGAGAGAGCGGCGCCGAGTCGCCGTCAGATGAGTCACCACCGAAGGGATTGGCCCCATCACCGTGGTGCCAGCGAGAAACCTCTACTACTTTGGCGATTTTGATCTCATTGATGGGTGGAAGCTGGATGACAATGCCAGGGGCTGGTTTGCCTGATTGGAGGAGCACAAGTGCGCGAACTAAAGTGTAATCGATGCCATGGAGGCAGAAGTCGTCAACGGCGCAAACGTCGCCCAGGAAGGCCAGGGCGAAGCGTATGCTGTCATTGTGCCAGAGCTCGTGCGGAAACTCGGAGACCTCGACCTCAGCGAGGTC
This window of the Triticum aestivum cultivar Chinese Spring chromosome 5D, IWGSC CS RefSeq v2.1, whole genome shotgun sequence genome carries:
- the LOC123121092 gene encoding F-box protein SKIP19-like, producing the protein MDDGALPRSEPPATDWSLLPLDTLASIFVRLGAVEVLMGAGLVCRSWLEAAKLPDVWRAVDMEKHEVVVRKSSVVLRAMAKAAVDRSGGQLRVFAGRFFVTDELLQYILERSPSLTTLRLLSCPRSKRLLNVIRESPLLELRSLVVEYSDLTVRELSDVLESCPVLEFVRVRCNRSKMYYGEDEEQALRAKFARIKTIKVEYDGPSLSFYSRMLNLPGSRP